From one Microthrixaceae bacterium genomic stretch:
- a CDS encoding NTP transferase domain-containing protein — MTYRSLSAIVLAAGQGTRMRSSRPKPLHLLAGRAMLLYVLDALATSEVERVVVVVGHGAERVTKKLQAEEPDLQLAFVEQHQQNGTGDAASVGLTGLPDEDGPDADDEHVLVLPGDMPLLRPATIAALVEEHRRTEAGCTVLTARVPEPGSYGRVVRGKDGQVERIVERVDASPEEVEIDEINTSVYCFRRSLLAPALRRLSPDNAQGEYYLTDVVSVLRSAGYKVGAVTVGDSQEAEGINDRLQLAAAEAELRRRTNERWLAEGVTMVDPASTYLDSTVRLGADVTLFPGTILQGSTSVGAGAEIGPNTRLVDCVVGAGAVVEQSNGRDAEIGADAKVGPFAHLAPGASVPDGTITGSFYAAGGPEDA, encoded by the coding sequence ATGACGTATCGCAGCCTTTCGGCGATCGTGCTGGCCGCAGGTCAGGGCACGCGCATGAGATCGTCGCGGCCCAAGCCGCTGCACCTGTTGGCCGGTCGGGCCATGCTCCTGTATGTGTTGGACGCGCTGGCCACTAGTGAGGTGGAGCGAGTCGTGGTGGTCGTGGGCCACGGCGCGGAGCGGGTCACCAAGAAGCTCCAGGCAGAAGAGCCCGATCTTCAGCTCGCCTTCGTGGAACAACACCAACAGAACGGCACCGGCGATGCCGCCAGCGTCGGTCTCACCGGTCTGCCCGATGAGGACGGGCCCGACGCCGATGACGAGCACGTGTTGGTGCTGCCCGGAGACATGCCGCTGCTACGGCCGGCCACCATCGCTGCACTGGTAGAGGAACATCGGCGTACCGAGGCGGGCTGCACGGTGCTCACGGCCCGTGTTCCCGAGCCTGGCAGCTACGGCCGGGTGGTTCGAGGCAAGGACGGGCAGGTAGAGCGCATTGTCGAGCGAGTCGATGCATCCCCAGAGGAGGTGGAGATCGACGAGATCAACACCTCGGTGTACTGCTTCCGCCGTTCGCTGCTGGCCCCGGCCCTGCGTCGTCTGAGCCCGGACAACGCCCAGGGCGAGTACTACCTGACCGATGTCGTGTCGGTCCTCCGTTCTGCCGGCTACAAGGTTGGGGCGGTCACGGTCGGAGACTCCCAGGAGGCTGAAGGCATCAACGATCGCCTTCAGCTGGCAGCGGCCGAGGCTGAGCTGCGGCGTCGAACCAACGAACGGTGGCTAGCCGAGGGAGTCACCATGGTGGACCCGGCCAGCACCTACTTGGATTCCACCGTTCGCTTGGGTGCCGACGTCACCCTGTTCCCCGGAACCATCCTCCAGGGGTCTACCAGCGTGGGGGCGGGAGCCGAGATCGGTCCGAACACCCGCTTGGTCGACTGTGTGGTGGGTGCGGGGGCAGTGGTCGAGCAGTCCAACGGTCGAGACGCTGAGATCGGTGCCGATGCCAAGGTCGGTCCCTTCGCTCACCTGGCCCCGGGGGCGTCGGTGCCCGATGGCACGATCACCGGGTCGTTCTATGCTGCGGGTGGTCCCGAAGACGCCTGA
- a CDS encoding ribose-phosphate diphosphokinase, whose translation MELVTKKKLLLYTGDAHPALALEIAQQLGVELGETNLRQFANGEMHCRYGESIRGADVFIVQTHGGMPVNDALMQQLIMIDAAKRASAKRITAVCPYYGYSRQDRKAEGREPITAKLVADMLTVAGADRVVSVDLHTGQIQGFFDQPVDHLTALPILIDYCKTAGDPANVVIVSPDAGGVKAAKRLANHLGADLAFVNKIRPKGVANVVEASNVIGNVAGKLCILLDDMIDTAGTIVAAAQLLKDEGATEVWAMATHGVLSDPAIERLKNSVLEKVVITNTLPLPSDRHIDKFEVLSIAPLVADAIEAVFEDESVSEIFGGENQK comes from the coding sequence ATGGAGCTGGTCACCAAGAAGAAGCTGCTTCTCTACACGGGCGATGCCCATCCGGCGCTGGCCTTGGAGATCGCACAGCAACTCGGCGTGGAGTTGGGTGAGACCAACCTTCGCCAGTTCGCCAATGGCGAGATGCACTGCCGATACGGCGAGTCGATCCGCGGGGCCGACGTGTTCATCGTGCAGACCCATGGCGGGATGCCGGTGAACGACGCTCTCATGCAGCAGCTCATCATGATCGACGCGGCCAAGCGGGCTTCGGCCAAGCGGATCACGGCTGTGTGCCCCTACTACGGCTACTCCCGTCAGGACCGCAAGGCCGAAGGCCGTGAGCCGATCACCGCCAAGCTGGTTGCAGACATGCTCACCGTGGCGGGAGCAGACCGTGTGGTCTCGGTCGATCTCCACACCGGCCAGATTCAGGGGTTCTTCGACCAGCCCGTGGATCACCTGACCGCATTGCCGATCCTCATCGACTACTGCAAGACGGCTGGAGATCCGGCCAACGTGGTGATCGTTTCTCCCGACGCGGGTGGGGTGAAGGCGGCCAAGCGTCTGGCCAACCACCTCGGTGCCGACCTGGCCTTCGTCAACAAGATCCGGCCCAAGGGCGTGGCCAACGTGGTCGAAGCCTCGAATGTCATCGGCAACGTCGCCGGCAAGTTGTGCATCTTGTTGGACGACATGATCGACACCGCGGGCACGATCGTGGCCGCCGCCCAGCTCCTCAAAGACGAGGGGGCGACCGAGGTGTGGGCCATGGCCACCCACGGAGTCCTGTCCGACCCGGCCATCGAACGGCTCAAGAACTCGGTGCTGGAGAAGGTGGTCATCACCAACACGCTTCCCTTGCCATCGGACCGCCACATCGACAAGTTCGAGGTCCTGTCCATCGCCCCGCTGGTGGCCGACGCCATCGAAGCGGTGTTCGAGGACGAGTCGGTGAGCGAGATATTCGGCGGCGAGAACCAGAAGTAG
- a CDS encoding 50S ribosomal protein L25 translates to MAEITLKASTGRELGTGPSKRLRVDGKVPGVVYGLGADPVAVTVEWRPFRETLITDAGLNVLIDLDIDGDVALCMVKELQRHPIRGNVLHVDFLRVSRDAAITVEVPVVLEGEAREVEMADGLVDQVLFTLSVTAKPADIPNEISIDISGLALGDQITVADVALPAGVSTDADGEEPVVVTSHGAGAAEGEGDTEGEGDTEGEGGEG, encoded by the coding sequence ATGGCTGAGATCACCCTCAAGGCTTCCACTGGCCGCGAACTGGGCACTGGCCCGTCCAAGCGTCTTCGGGTAGATGGCAAGGTCCCCGGCGTTGTCTACGGGCTGGGCGCCGATCCGGTGGCCGTGACCGTGGAGTGGCGTCCCTTCCGCGAGACCCTGATCACCGATGCCGGCCTCAACGTGCTGATCGACCTCGACATCGATGGTGACGTGGCCCTGTGCATGGTCAAGGAACTTCAGCGTCACCCGATCCGCGGCAATGTCCTCCACGTCGACTTCCTGCGGGTGAGCCGGGATGCCGCGATCACCGTCGAGGTTCCCGTGGTCCTCGAGGGTGAGGCTCGCGAGGTGGAGATGGCCGATGGCCTGGTGGACCAGGTGCTGTTCACCCTCTCGGTGACCGCCAAGCCTGCCGACATCCCCAACGAGATCAGCATCGACATCTCGGGTTTGGCCCTCGGCGACCAGATCACCGTGGCCGACGTGGCGCTGCCCGCCGGTGTCAGCACCGATGCCGACGGTGAGGAGCCGGTCGTGGTCACCTCCCACGGTGCTGGTGCCGCCGAAGGTGAGGGCGACACCGAAGGCGAGGGCGACACCGAAGGCGAGGGCGGCGAGGGCTGA
- a CDS encoding aminoacyl-tRNA hydrolase → MVVGLGNPGLEYAGTRHNVGADVVALLADRHGGRLKAGKERSLSGEVRMGPHRVALAFPQTFYNDSGVAVAALLHRHGVDDPHRLVVVHDEMDLPAGKLKVKVGGGLAGNNGLKSIKAHLHTDDFVRVRIGIGKPPGRQQGVDHVLKRPGKAERAELDVAIAEAADAVELILAEGPEAAMTRYNQRA, encoded by the coding sequence GTGGTGGTCGGGCTCGGAAACCCGGGCTTGGAGTACGCCGGTACTCGTCACAACGTTGGCGCCGATGTGGTCGCTCTGCTGGCCGACCGTCACGGCGGGCGGCTGAAGGCAGGCAAGGAACGGTCGCTGTCCGGTGAGGTCCGTATGGGACCTCACCGGGTGGCGTTGGCTTTCCCCCAGACCTTCTACAACGATTCGGGCGTGGCGGTAGCTGCCCTGCTCCATCGCCATGGGGTAGATGACCCCCACCGCCTCGTGGTTGTGCACGACGAGATGGATCTTCCCGCCGGCAAGCTCAAGGTGAAGGTGGGTGGCGGGCTGGCCGGGAACAACGGCCTCAAGTCGATCAAGGCCCACCTCCACACCGACGACTTTGTGCGGGTCCGGATCGGGATCGGAAAGCCTCCTGGACGCCAGCAGGGGGTCGACCATGTGCTCAAACGTCCGGGGAAGGCCGAGCGGGCTGAGCTCGATGTGGCCATAGCCGAAGCCGCCGACGCAGTAGAGCTCATCTTGGCCGAAGGTCCAGAGGCGGCCATGACCCGCTACAACCAGCGGGCATGA
- the mfd gene encoding transcription-repair coupling factor, whose translation MLQVLGRSAAVMAVPEAARPVTLAALTQVGSRRPILVAVPTTAEAERLAHDLTTFLGEEAVELFPAWETLPFERVSPGIETMGRRLRTIWRLRHAPADRMPLVVVAPVRALVQRLGPHVEDVAPLVIRRGEVRDQVELVTWLGSSGYRRESQVEHRGEFAVRGSIVDLFPPTADAPVRIDLWGDEIDRLTTFSVSDQRSVADLALVEAFPCRELLPTEEVRTRADALVAAEPWGREQWERLAEGQIFDGMESWLPWLTTNERTVVDILPGDAQVILSEPRRLRDRAADLLAEEADLASTLARTWEVGEGREFPALHVGFEELFKSSSLPVWTMTTVPDGPDVATVAATGWNPVVGGGEALTFQLRQLLDDGYRIVVAADTEASGHRLAALLREHGLELPVEVGALERGCILTGVKLAILAEPDVTGRRRAHRAPRPRKRDTAGFFDGLKPGDYVVHHQHGVGRYQGMVKRAIGGVERDYLLLEYRGDDKLYVPSDQIDAVRHYTGGDSPSLSRLGGGDWTKTKARVKAEVQAVAQELVVLYQTRLHTPGHAFPVDTPWQRELEDAFPYRETPDQLKAIEEVKADMEEARPMDRLVCGDVGFGKTEVAVRAAFKAVQDGKQVAVLVPTTLLATQHFQTFSDRFASFPVRVEVMSRFLTPAQARQVAEGVRLGDVDVVIGTHRLLSQDVQFKELGLLVVDEEQRFGVGHKEQIKQISNTVDVLTLSATPIPRTLELSLTGIRDLTLLNTPPAERQPILTYVGDYDERAVAEAIRRELLREGQVFFVHNRVRDIEDCARGIRELVPEARVAVAHGQMDEGTLEKVVLDFWEGEFDVLVCTTIIESGIDMPTVNTLVVDRADRLGLGQLHQLRGRVGRSGQRAYAYLFHPRDRELSEDAYERLKTIGEATELGSGFRIAMRDLEIRGAGTLLGTGQSGHIAAVGYDLYVQMVTEAVAELKGEPVREPAEVKLDLPVDANLSAEYVPKEELRLEAYRRLAEVTTDAEVDDIRTEWEDRYGPVPEEAVRLLDVARLRAEAHRLGVREINVTKGPAFGGPAWTARVSPLRLRTSQTIRLGRLFKGAVYKEDAAQVVFPIPKTPDLAGTIVDLLRQLVPPGE comes from the coding sequence ATGCTCCAGGTGTTGGGGCGGTCGGCCGCGGTCATGGCCGTGCCCGAGGCGGCCCGGCCGGTCACGTTGGCGGCTCTCACCCAGGTGGGGTCTCGTCGGCCGATCCTGGTTGCCGTTCCCACCACCGCCGAGGCCGAGCGGCTGGCCCACGACCTGACCACCTTCCTGGGCGAGGAAGCGGTAGAGCTCTTCCCAGCATGGGAGACGCTGCCGTTCGAGCGGGTGAGCCCGGGCATCGAGACCATGGGTCGCCGGCTGCGCACCATCTGGCGGTTGCGCCATGCGCCGGCCGATCGGATGCCGCTGGTAGTGGTGGCTCCGGTCCGCGCCCTGGTGCAGAGGCTCGGTCCTCACGTGGAAGACGTGGCCCCGCTGGTGATCCGGCGAGGGGAGGTGCGGGACCAAGTCGAGCTCGTGACCTGGTTGGGGTCCAGCGGCTATCGACGTGAATCTCAGGTGGAGCATCGAGGGGAGTTCGCGGTGCGAGGGTCGATCGTCGACCTCTTTCCTCCCACCGCCGACGCGCCGGTGCGCATCGATCTGTGGGGTGACGAGATCGATCGCCTCACCACCTTCTCGGTCAGTGACCAGCGGTCGGTGGCGGATTTGGCCTTGGTCGAGGCCTTCCCCTGCCGCGAGTTGCTCCCCACCGAAGAGGTGCGGACCCGGGCCGACGCCTTGGTGGCTGCCGAACCGTGGGGGCGCGAGCAGTGGGAGCGCCTGGCCGAAGGGCAGATCTTCGATGGCATGGAGTCCTGGTTGCCGTGGCTGACCACCAACGAGCGCACCGTGGTCGACATCCTTCCCGGCGATGCCCAGGTGATCTTGTCGGAGCCTCGTCGCCTTCGGGATCGGGCTGCGGATCTGTTGGCCGAAGAGGCGGATCTGGCCTCCACCCTCGCCCGGACTTGGGAGGTCGGCGAAGGTCGGGAGTTCCCGGCGTTGCACGTCGGATTCGAGGAGCTGTTCAAGTCCAGCTCGTTGCCGGTGTGGACGATGACGACGGTCCCCGACGGACCCGATGTGGCCACGGTGGCGGCGACCGGCTGGAACCCCGTGGTGGGTGGGGGTGAAGCGCTCACCTTCCAGCTTCGGCAACTTCTCGACGACGGCTATCGGATCGTGGTGGCGGCCGACACCGAAGCGTCGGGGCACCGTCTGGCCGCGCTCTTGAGGGAGCACGGCCTGGAACTCCCGGTGGAGGTCGGCGCCCTGGAGCGGGGCTGCATCCTCACCGGGGTGAAGTTGGCGATCTTGGCCGAGCCCGACGTGACCGGAAGGCGCCGTGCTCACCGGGCGCCGCGGCCCCGCAAGCGCGACACCGCGGGCTTCTTCGACGGGCTCAAGCCCGGTGACTACGTGGTGCACCACCAGCACGGCGTGGGTCGATACCAGGGCATGGTGAAGCGGGCCATCGGCGGAGTGGAGCGTGACTACCTGCTGTTGGAGTACCGAGGTGACGACAAGCTCTACGTCCCCAGCGATCAGATCGACGCGGTTCGGCACTACACCGGTGGAGACAGCCCATCTCTGAGCCGGCTCGGTGGCGGCGACTGGACCAAGACCAAGGCCAGGGTGAAGGCCGAGGTCCAGGCCGTGGCCCAGGAGCTGGTCGTGCTCTACCAGACCCGCCTCCACACCCCGGGTCACGCCTTCCCCGTCGACACCCCGTGGCAGCGCGAACTCGAGGATGCCTTCCCCTACCGCGAGACCCCCGATCAGCTCAAGGCCATCGAGGAGGTCAAGGCCGACATGGAAGAGGCCCGCCCCATGGACCGCCTGGTGTGCGGCGACGTCGGGTTCGGCAAGACCGAGGTGGCGGTGCGGGCCGCGTTCAAGGCCGTGCAGGACGGCAAGCAGGTGGCGGTGCTGGTGCCCACCACGTTGCTGGCCACCCAGCACTTCCAGACCTTCAGCGACCGCTTCGCATCGTTCCCGGTGCGGGTCGAGGTAATGAGCCGGTTCCTGACCCCAGCTCAGGCTCGCCAGGTGGCCGAAGGGGTACGCCTGGGTGATGTCGACGTGGTCATCGGCACCCACCGCCTCTTGTCCCAGGACGTGCAGTTCAAGGAACTGGGACTGCTGGTGGTGGACGAGGAACAACGCTTCGGCGTGGGTCACAAGGAGCAGATCAAGCAGATCTCCAACACGGTTGACGTGTTGACGCTGTCGGCCACTCCCATTCCTCGGACGTTGGAGCTGAGTCTCACCGGGATCCGGGATCTGACCCTGCTCAACACCCCGCCTGCCGAGCGTCAGCCCATCTTGACCTATGTGGGGGACTACGACGAGCGGGCGGTGGCCGAGGCGATCCGCCGGGAGTTGTTGCGTGAAGGTCAGGTGTTCTTCGTGCACAACCGGGTGCGTGACATCGAGGACTGCGCTCGCGGCATCCGTGAGCTGGTACCCGAGGCTCGGGTGGCGGTCGCCCACGGGCAGATGGACGAAGGCACTCTGGAGAAGGTCGTGCTCGACTTCTGGGAGGGTGAGTTCGACGTCTTGGTGTGCACCACCATCATCGAGTCGGGCATAGACATGCCAACGGTGAACACCTTGGTGGTGGACCGGGCCGACCGGCTGGGGCTGGGCCAGCTCCACCAGCTGAGGGGCCGGGTGGGTCGGTCGGGTCAGCGGGCCTATGCCTATCTGTTCCACCCCCGGGATCGGGAGCTGAGCGAGGACGCCTACGAGCGGCTCAAGACCATCGGTGAAGCCACCGAACTGGGATCAGGTTTCCGCATCGCCATGCGTGATCTAGAGATCCGGGGTGCCGGAACCCTGCTCGGCACCGGCCAGAGCGGTCACATCGCGGCGGTGGGCTACGACCTCTACGTACAGATGGTCACCGAGGCTGTAGCAGAGCTGAAGGGCGAACCGGTTCGGGAGCCAGCCGAGGTCAAGCTCGACCTGCCGGTGGACGCCAACTTGTCAGCCGAATACGTCCCCAAGGAAGAGTTGCGCCTCGAGGCCTACAGGCGGCTGGCCGAGGTCACCACCGATGCTGAGGTCGATGACATCCGCACCGAGTGGGAAGACCGCTACGGCCCGGTCCCCGAGGAGGCGGTCCGCTTGCTCGACGTAGCCCGGCTACGGGCCGAGGCTCACCGCCTCGGCGTGCGCGAGATCAACGTCACCAAGGGTCCGGCGTTCGGGGGACCGGCTTGGACGGCGCGGGTGTCTCCCTTGAGGTTGCGCACCAGTCAGACCATCCGCTTGGGACGGCTGTTCAAGGGGGCGGTCTACAAGGAGGACGCGGCCCAGGTGGTGTTCCCAATACCCAAGACCCCCGACTTGGCCGGCACCATCGTCGATCTCCTCCGTCAACTGGTTCCCCCCGGTGAGTGA
- a CDS encoding TrpB-like pyridoxal phosphate-dependent enzyme, translated as MRFDLPVDKIPTAWFNALAHLPEPMQPPLHPGTREPVGPDDLAPLFPMALIEQEMTPAPWVDIPGDVIDILKLWRPTPLVRAERLEQELGTPARIYYKDESVSPAGSHKPNTAVPQAYYNKAEGITRITTETGAGQWGTSLAFATAQYGIECKVYMVRTSFDSKPYRRMLMETWGAECVPSPVADPSNPGSLGMAISDAVADAGGRADTHYALGSVLNHVLLHQTVIGLEAKEQLALAGESLPDVVLASCGGGSNLGGITFPFMNDDGVRLVAVEPTSCPTLTQGRFDYDFGDTAGLTPLLPMYTLGAEFMPPTIHAGGLRYHGDSPIVSALVKAGRMEAVACPQSKVFEAATLFARTEGKLPAPETAHAIRAAIDEALAAKESGQEKVILFNYSGHGFLDLAAYDAYNHGNLIDE; from the coding sequence ATGCGCTTCGATCTCCCCGTCGACAAGATCCCTACCGCCTGGTTCAACGCCTTGGCCCACCTTCCCGAGCCGATGCAGCCGCCGCTGCACCCCGGCACCCGGGAACCGGTCGGACCCGACGACCTGGCCCCTCTGTTCCCGATGGCACTCATCGAGCAGGAGATGACACCGGCCCCCTGGGTTGACATCCCCGGCGACGTGATCGACATCCTCAAGCTGTGGCGCCCGACGCCGCTGGTTCGGGCCGAGCGCCTGGAACAAGAACTGGGCACCCCGGCTCGGATCTACTACAAGGACGAGTCGGTCAGCCCCGCCGGCTCCCACAAGCCCAACACCGCGGTGCCTCAGGCCTACTACAACAAGGCTGAAGGCATCACCCGCATCACCACCGAGACCGGCGCCGGCCAGTGGGGTACGTCGCTGGCCTTCGCCACCGCCCAGTACGGCATCGAGTGCAAGGTGTACATGGTCCGCACCTCCTTCGATTCCAAGCCGTATCGACGGATGCTCATGGAAACCTGGGGAGCCGAGTGCGTGCCTTCGCCGGTTGCCGACCCATCGAACCCCGGTTCGCTGGGCATGGCCATCAGCGACGCTGTGGCTGATGCCGGCGGCCGGGCCGACACCCACTACGCCCTCGGTTCGGTGCTGAACCACGTCCTGTTGCATCAGACCGTGATCGGCCTCGAAGCCAAAGAACAGCTCGCACTGGCCGGAGAGTCGCTCCCAGACGTGGTGTTGGCGTCGTGCGGCGGTGGTTCCAACCTGGGCGGTATCACCTTCCCGTTCATGAACGACGACGGTGTCCGCCTGGTGGCGGTGGAACCCACTTCGTGCCCCACCCTCACCCAGGGTCGCTTCGACTACGACTTCGGCGACACCGCGGGGCTCACCCCACTCCTACCCATGTACACCTTGGGTGCCGAGTTCATGCCTCCGACCATCCACGCCGGCGGCCTCCGCTACCACGGCGACAGCCCGATCGTGTCGGCGCTGGTCAAGGCCGGGCGCATGGAGGCGGTGGCCTGCCCCCAGTCCAAGGTGTTCGAAGCCGCCACCCTGTTCGCTCGCACCGAAGGCAAGCTCCCCGCCCCCGAGACGGCCCACGCCATTCGAGCCGCCATCGATGAGGCCCTCGCCGCCAAGGAGTCCGGCCAGGAGAAGGTGATCCTGTTCAACTACTCAGGTCACGGCTTCTTGGACCTCGCCGCATACGACGCCTACAACCACGGCAACCTCATCGACGAGTAA
- a CDS encoding phosphotransferase family protein, producing MDLSEAEGGLTTSTRDPQDLARRLEGWLAGVLPADSRPAVSEVTSPASNGMSSETLLITLRTHEHGNEQTTSCVARIEPELDKVPVFPRYDLAQQFETMRLVAEHSTAPVPPTLWFEEDPQVLGAAFLVMGRMNGAAPPDILPYTFGECWVTEGSAADLTKLEHSAVSALAAIHAIRPEDHDLSFLEPVPVTRPIAGATALERHLDWWDQYRAWGTASAASPLLDACFEWLRSTRPDTNDAALSWGDSRIGNMLFEDFEVTAVLDWEMAGVAPPEVDLGWLTYMHRFFQDLAEDMGMAGLPAMLTTTAVLDEYRAIAGHEPGDLRWYQAYAAMRHGVIMRRVTERAVLFGQAVRPEDPDDMILHRATLKAMLDGSYWNRLP from the coding sequence ATGGACCTGTCTGAAGCCGAAGGAGGGCTAACCACCTCCACCCGAGATCCTCAGGATCTGGCCCGCCGGCTCGAAGGGTGGCTGGCTGGTGTGCTGCCGGCCGACTCCCGACCGGCAGTGTCCGAGGTGACCAGCCCGGCAAGCAACGGGATGTCGTCGGAGACCCTCCTGATCACGCTACGAACCCACGAACACGGCAACGAACAGACAACCTCCTGTGTCGCCCGCATCGAACCGGAACTGGACAAGGTGCCGGTGTTCCCCCGCTACGACCTGGCCCAGCAGTTCGAGACGATGCGGCTGGTCGCCGAACACAGCACCGCACCAGTACCACCCACCTTGTGGTTCGAGGAGGATCCACAGGTACTGGGAGCCGCGTTCTTGGTGATGGGCCGGATGAACGGTGCCGCACCTCCCGACATCCTCCCCTACACCTTCGGTGAGTGCTGGGTCACCGAAGGATCCGCCGCGGACCTCACCAAGCTCGAGCACTCGGCGGTGTCTGCCCTGGCCGCAATCCACGCCATCAGACCCGAAGACCACGACCTGTCATTCCTGGAGCCAGTTCCGGTAACACGACCCATCGCCGGGGCCACGGCTCTGGAACGTCACCTCGACTGGTGGGACCAGTACCGGGCCTGGGGAACGGCCAGCGCGGCATCGCCGCTGCTCGACGCCTGCTTCGAGTGGCTCCGTTCCACCCGTCCCGACACCAACGATGCCGCTCTGTCGTGGGGTGATTCACGCATCGGCAACATGTTGTTCGAGGACTTCGAGGTCACTGCGGTACTCGACTGGGAGATGGCCGGTGTCGCCCCGCCCGAGGTCGACCTCGGATGGCTGACCTACATGCACCGGTTCTTCCAAGACCTAGCCGAAGACATGGGAATGGCAGGTCTCCCGGCGATGCTCACCACCACCGCCGTACTCGACGAATACCGGGCCATTGCCGGACACGAACCTGGTGACCTGCGCTGGTATCAGGCCTATGCCGCCATGCGCCACGGCGTCATCATGCGCCGCGTCACTGAACGGGCGGTGTTGTTTGGTCAGGCGGTCAGACCCGAGGACCCAGACGACATGATCCTGCACCGAGCAACTCTGAAGGCCATGCTCGACGGCAGCTACTGGAACCGCCTGCCCTGA
- a CDS encoding HTTM domain-containing protein, producing MSGASLVVVRVALGVVAVISSLRTITYGWADTLYSKPHHRFTYLGLDWVPQPGPLGIRILLGGVAVAGVGLVIGRAHRWFAALLLVCFGWVEAIDATTYLNHYWFVTLMAALAVVSPMDGRPRVAAGWVWLIRFQVGVVYSFAGLAKLQPDWLIHALPLKLWLPARADLPIVGPLLAMPQTAHVAAVAGAAYDCLVVGGLLWRRTRPFAWAAVVAFHVSTWILFPIGVFPWLMIAVSTIFWEPDWPIRARTWMTTRGWWPRPTRRRGDRSSECGEALSTTPTTTSDTPAPQPSLLAMGLAALWVIMQLALPLRHLAYPGDHRWTGEGFRFGWNVLLVERSGSVTFLAHEPATGRTWTVDAEELYTPNQIRVMSGEPDLIQQAARTIRDREADRGHRVEVTVDAWLSFNGEPPQRWIDPTTDLASAPRDPWPKPWILSRG from the coding sequence GTGTCGGGTGCCTCCCTGGTTGTGGTGAGGGTTGCGCTCGGCGTGGTGGCGGTGATCAGTTCGCTGCGAACCATCACCTACGGCTGGGCCGACACCCTCTACAGCAAGCCTCACCATCGCTTCACCTACCTGGGCCTGGACTGGGTTCCCCAACCAGGACCGCTGGGAATCCGCATCCTCCTCGGTGGAGTAGCCGTCGCTGGAGTCGGTCTGGTCATCGGTCGAGCACACCGCTGGTTCGCCGCTCTCCTGTTGGTGTGCTTCGGGTGGGTCGAGGCCATAGATGCCACCACCTACCTCAACCACTACTGGTTCGTGACGCTGATGGCCGCGCTGGCCGTGGTCTCACCGATGGACGGTCGCCCTCGGGTGGCAGCCGGATGGGTTTGGCTGATCCGCTTCCAGGTCGGCGTGGTCTACTCCTTCGCCGGTCTGGCCAAGCTCCAACCCGACTGGCTGATCCACGCCCTGCCCCTCAAACTGTGGCTGCCGGCCCGAGCCGACCTGCCCATCGTCGGACCTCTGCTGGCCATGCCCCAGACCGCTCACGTCGCCGCCGTGGCCGGAGCCGCCTACGATTGCCTGGTGGTTGGCGGGCTTCTGTGGCGCCGCACCCGACCGTTCGCCTGGGCCGCGGTGGTTGCTTTCCATGTGTCCACCTGGATCTTGTTCCCCATCGGCGTATTCCCGTGGCTGATGATCGCGGTGTCGACCATCTTCTGGGAGCCGGACTGGCCGATCCGGGCCCGAACCTGGATGACGACCCGCGGCTGGTGGCCTAGACCGACGCGCAGACGAGGGGACCGAAGCAGCGAGTGCGGTGAAGCACTAAGTACGACCCCCACGACCACCTCCGACACCCCCGCGCCTCAACCATCCCTGCTCGCGATGGGCCTGGCTGCGTTGTGGGTGATCATGCAACTGGCCCTTCCCCTGCGCCACCTGGCCTACCCCGGCGACCACCGTTGGACCGGTGAGGGATTCCGGTTCGGGTGGAACGTGCTCCTGGTGGAGCGGAGCGGGTCGGTCACCTTCCTCGCCCACGAGCCCGCCACCGGACGGACCTGGACCGTCGACGCCGAAGAGCTCTACACCCCCAACCAGATCCGGGTGATGAGCGGCGAACCCGACCTGATCCAACAGGCCGCCCGTACCATCCGCGACCGTGAAGCCGATCGCGGTCATCGGGTCGAGGTGACCGTCGATGCCTGGTTGTCGTTCAACGGCGAGCCACCCCAGCGCTGGATCGATCCCACCACCGACCTAGCCTCAGCCCCCCGGGATCCATGGCCCAAGCCATGGATCCTCTCTCGGGGCTGA